The following DNA comes from Quercus robur chromosome 1, dhQueRobu3.1, whole genome shotgun sequence.
ACTCCCTAACATGTCTCTGAAAAGAGGGCTTCAGAGCACCCCTACGGTTCCAAACTATAATATTCATCATAATAAAAACTCTAAAGAAAGGACAACAGGCAGGAGTGGCTTCATCTCCACCTTCAAGCTCCATTCGATCCAAATCACCATCTTTAACGGCTACCTCTCCTCCGGAAGCATACACCTTCGCATGACTAACCACTCCATTGGTGATATCCAGATCAACAAATTTTAACCCAGCCCTTTCATCTCTTCCACCTTCAACCGAACCACCATGGAATCCCAACACATCCTCCTCATTGCCGTCCACATTGGTTCTAGGAGAGGTAAGCCGCCTACCATCACACTCCTCTCCGTTGGAAAGAGGATGCCGTTCCAGACAACCATCAATTTCTTGTTGATCCCGACCACCATCTGAGCTGCACGCACCTTGCTTACCGTCGACTCCACCTCCAAACTGAAAGCCCACACCAAAATCTGCCCCGATAGCACACCGGTCTTGAGAAGAAATACCCAGAAAACTTTCTCCACTGTTTTTCTGAACATCGATCAACCCTCTTCCCTGTGCATTCAGGGGAAGCGGCGCACCAGCTACACTAGCTCCCTCAACAGTGCTAGAGTGATTAGAGAGAGCTAGAGCGATTAGAGAGAGCTACCCTATTTCGGGCACCACGTTTTTTGGCCTTGACTGAAACAAAAGAATTGGACGAATTGGGCTTAACACCAAAATCAGCTGAACTATTTCTAACAATGGGCTTGGGCTTGTAAGAGTTTAACTCCTTCCCAGGCCTGAGATGACCCTTCTCAACATACCTCTCACTTGGGCCTGCTTCATTAGCTTCATTCAACGGCTTCATACTCTCCTTCACCAAGCGCTGGACAGCATCAGCCACTTGAAGCCCATTAAAAGCTCTCTGGGGTGAGAGCTTTCTCTTGATATCCCTACTCGGCCCAACATTCAAAAAATCTGATTCTAATGGCATGAAAGACCGTGTTTCCTTCCCAGCTTGTGGCTGTCCATGCAAGTTCACTGTGGTCCCATCCCCCCTCTGCTGTTTTGTCCCTGGCTTCTTGCGCACTACCATTATCCACGGACCGTAtgcccaaaaaatagaagagcctctaagcacgcgTGTGAGCACGTGCTCAAAGGCTAGTATATGTTACTATGATGAAGTATGATTTGATTTacttttgatgatgttatataaaaaagaaatatacattTGAGATGCTAtaaaaatacaacaaataaattataaataaaaatctcgTGCACTTGCatgggttacaagctagttttgTTATAATAGACAAATTGGAACGAACACAAAAGGGTATTTAGAACATTGTAtggaattatttatttattttactattaaaaaaaacgtTGTGTTATTTAAATGTTATTGGTATTCTATATTTCCtattttcaactaaaaaaacaaattaaaacaatataattataatGATGATATGACAATTTGTGAAATTAATGGTCAATCTAACATTGAATAACAAATGAAAACAATCATAATTGCAttctaatatattaaaaaacaataattttatgaaattaaaTGGTTTTATTACCTTAAAAAAGAGAGTGTAAAATAAAGTAAACAGACTTGAAATAGGCTAAAAAGCCCacttattattgattcaaaaaatCAGAGAAGATGGGTCTGGATTATGCTTAAGACGAGATCCGACCCATCCTGATAATAAGAAAAGACAAGATACCAAAACCCTAGTAATCCTTGTTGTCGTGTACGGCCTCCTATTTTCTCACTCACACTGAaactaaaatactaaaatacacAGTCATCTATCCACTTTCGCAAAACGCAAGAACAACCTTATTGGAAATGTCCTTCAACTCCAACTATAGCTTCAACAAGAGCCTCATTTCGATTCCTCAGAAATTCTAGTAGCTTCACTTTTCTCTATATAACACTACTTTTCCTGCTCTGAGAGTAGAGCGAGAGCCACTCACTTATTACAACGAAAGTATCCATGGCTTATTGCGTCGACTGCCAAAGCCTCTCTTCAAACTCCCTTCTCTCACAATCGGCTtcgtttttctctctttccaaaCCCCACTTGTCGAAACAAAACAATTCCAGGTTGTTCTTTCGCTTCAACAAGCTTTGTGGTGCGAGAAGCTCTGCCTCTTTAAGCCTTTGGCATAGCAACTATCGCCTCCGGCTCAACTCGGTTCGGAACCAACATGCAGTGTCCGAAATCGATGTTTCGGAGAAAGTATCGCCGAAAGGAGCGCCGAAATTGGGGAAAAGGACTGACTTGAAGAAGATTCTGATTATCGGAGCCGGACCCATCGTGATTGGTCAAGCGTGTGAGTTCGATTACTCGGGGACTCAAGCATGCAAAGCTCTCAAGGAAGAAGGGTACGAAGTCATTTTGATAAACTCGAACCCGGCGACGATCATGACCGACCCGGATATGGCCGATAGGACTTACATTGCTCCGATGACTCCCGAATTCGTCGAACAGATCATCGAAAAGGAGCGCCCCGACGCTCTATTGCCCACCATGGGAGGCCAGACTGCGCTTAATCTCGCGGTGGCGCTCGCCGAGAGCGGCGCGCTCGATAAATACGGCGTCGAATTGATCGGAGCGAAGCTCGAGGCGATAAAGAAAGCCGAGGATAGAGATCTCTTCAAGCAGGCAATGAAGAACATCGGTATCAAAACGCCGCCGTCTGGAATTGGAACGACGCTTGAAGAGTGTATCGAAATCGCCGGTGAAATTGGCGAGTTCCCTTTGATTATTCGGCCGGCGTTTACTCTGGGCGGCACCGGAGGCGGCATTGCTTATAACAAAGACGAATTCGAGGCCATATGCAAGGCGGGGCTGGCGGCGAGTGTGACTACGCAGGTTTTGGTGGAGAAGTCTCTGTTGGGGTGGAAGGAATATGAGCTTGAGGTAATGAGGGATTTGGCTGACAACGTGGTTATCATTTGTTCCATTGAGAATATTGATCCTATGGGGGTTCATACCGGGGATTCGATCACGGTGGCCCCAGCTCAGACATTGACTGATAAGGAGTACCAGAGGCTTCGAGATTATTCGATTGCTATCATAAGGGAAATTGGAGTTGAGACTGGAGGTTCCAATGTGCAGTTTGCTGTTAATCCTGAGGATGGTGAGGTGATGGTGATTGAGATGAACCCAAGAGTGTCAAGGTCATCGGCTCTGGCATCAAAGGCCACCGGGTTTCCCATAGCCAAAATGGCCGCCAAGTTGTCAGTTGGTTATTCATTGGATCAGATTCCTAATGACATTACAAAGAAAACCCCGGCTAGTTTCGAGCCTTCAATAGATTATGTGGTGACAAAGGCAAGTGTTTCTGCACTTTTTTCTTCTACATTTAAATGTTTAgtgttactattattattatattgttattgttatccAAAACCAACAgtagcttgtttttttttttttaaagtagtaaTACTATaaattaagttacaagactgGTGGGTGACAGATGAACTaagttaattttgaaaattttttaagtgaatttgaGTGCATGATTGTTTGATGGTCCATCCAATTCCCACATCTGATAAGTGATTTGCTATTGCTCATAATTCATCCTATTTTCCTTGCACCTTTCCATATTTGAGAAGTGCCCTGAtattctttgcatagttttgAAGTTTCCACTTCTGACAATGTGGCAGGCATTGATCTACTAAACTAGAAAGGTGGTCTTTAAAAGGTGGTTCCCTGGAATTGGTAGAGTAATAAAAGATAGGGTTCATTATGCCATGAAGCCATTTTGAACACCCTACATTAATTTGCATTGCATGCCTTTATGtgcatatgagagagagagttttgacCTTAACGTTTTATATATTCATGTACTTGGCATAGATACTTTGACCATGTTTGTATAGACTATAAAATATAATGCTTCTTTTTCCATCACATTTCTTTAGTCTAATGTACATTTTCAATGATGTTATGATCGATGCTATTTTCATATTTGAGATTGCATTATCCATTAGCTTATGGTAACTTCCACTAATATGTTTTAGTAGGATTCTATGTTGGTGGGaaggaatataatttttattgccAATATTATTATAATCAACCAATTGTCTGTTAAGCCATGTGCATCTCTTTGTACTTGGCATATCATTCTGTCATGCCATCTCACTCTCCTCATTTTACTAATTGCTTTTCTTTGTCATCAACATTGATGATGCCATGCAGATCCCCCGGTTTGCTTTTGAGAAGTTCCCTGGTTCTGAACCAATACTGACAACTCAAATGAAATCTGTTGGTGAGTCAATGGCAGTTGGCCGCACATTCCAGGAGTCCTTCCAGAAAGCAGTTCGATCACTGGAATGTGGCTACTCCGGATGGGGTTGTGCAAAGGTTAAGGAACTTGACTGGGACTGGGACCAGTTGAAATATAGTCTTCGGGTACCTAACCCAGAGCGTATCCATGCCATATATGCTGCAATGAAGAAGGGCATGAAGGTAGATGATATTCATGAGCTGAGTTACATTGATAAATGGTTCCTCACACAGCTTAAAGAGCTGGTAGATGTGGAACAGTTCCTCCTGGCACATAACTTGTCTAATCTGACAAAGAACGACTTGTAtgaagtgaagaaaagaggtttCAGTGATAAGCAAATAGCCTTTGCAACTAAATCCACTGAGAAAGAAGTTCGGTTGAGGCGGCTCTCTTTAGGTGTGATTCCAGCATATAAGCGGGTAGATACTTGTGCAGCAGAGTTTGAGGCGAATACTCCTTATATGTACTCCTCCTATGATTTTGAGTGTGAATCAGCTCCCACCCAAGGAAAGAAGGTTTTAATTTTAGGTGGAGGACCAAATCGGATAGGTCAGGGGATTGAATTTGACTATTGCTGTTGCCATACATCTTTTGCCCTCCAGGTTTGTGCCTTTGACTATTCTATCCTCATTCCTTCCCTCTTTGTAGCACGTTTTCTCATTAAGAGAATTAGATTAGTCTACCATGCCTGGACAAGTTTATTGACATGAACAGCAACATGCTACATGCTGAATGGCATTGCTATTTATACTTTGCTATTTAGTGATCAAACATACTAATTACCAGTCTTCTTGATGTGGGAAgcgtgaatttttttttatattttaatttagttttgtttaattttaaaagtcaattgtattattattattattttttaaattgttccattgtattttattttggatctTATTAGTTAagtaagtaattaatatttttttctagaattaagaaatttttgtaattcaataactTGGATTTTTCTAAGCCAATTAGAATTAAATCATAGTAGTCTCCAATGGAGACAACTTTCAGTTTGcttgattaattaaatttcaGTTGAAATTTTCTCATTGGTCTGATTCCAGCCAACTATAGATTCTGATTTCTaggttttgctttcttgttgcTGCcaactccaagaaaatctaggTGCTGATTCttaggttattttattttaatgttcttcaattttcaGTGTTGAATTAGTTTTGGGTAGTCCTGTGTCTTCTATTATAAGCTATTGAGATAGGCATGTTGAACTTCTGATATAGAACTGGAAATAGATTAATTTAGTTAGAtactttatgtatttataattgGCGTAAATGGTTGGATTTCCACCTCAATCAATATCTGTGATTTGTCTGTTTTAACTCAGATTGGCTTTGGGTCATTCTACTGCTTTGCCTGTCATAATGGTGATTTAATTCATATGATTATAGGATCCAGTCCAAAATGTGgtccacttattttttatttagatggCATAATAGAATATATGAACCAGTCCAATTTTTTCCTGTAATTCTTTAGGCTTCTTTATGCCTTCTTTGCACAAAGTAGTTGTctcttttcaataaattttttattacctatataaaaaaaaggaatgtaTGAACTGAAACCTGGTTGTAACTGTGTTGTTGCCCTAATATAGTTACTCTTCATTGCATGCCATAATTGTTGGTCATTTAAGGGTTGTAGGAACCAGTCTAAAAGATGTCCTGTTCATAGCAAATTTAGATGAAATGACAAACATAGTCTCAGAAACATGTTTATACATGGTCATATTACTTTAATATGATTACTCTCCAGTTTCatctttgaattttcttcttttctctttgcaGAAAGCAGGATATGAGACAATCATGATGAATTCAAATCCTGAAACAGTGTCCACTGATTATGACACAAGTGATCGTCTATACTTTGAACCCCTGACAATTGAAGATGTTACAAATATTATCGATTTGGAACGACCTGTTGGTATCATTGTGCAGTTTGGAGGTCAAACACCACTGAAGTTGGCTCTCCCAATCCAGCAGTATTTAGATGAGAACAAGCCTGTGTGTGCCAGTGGGGTTGGGCATGTACGCATTTGGGGTACATCACCTGATTCCATAGATGCAGCTGAAGACAGAGAGAGGTTTAATGTAATCCTGAAAGAGTTAAATATTGAACAGCCAAAAGGAGGAATTGCCAAGAGTGAATCTGATGCCCTTGCCATTGCCAAGGAAGTTGGGTATCCAGTTGTTGTCCGGCCTTCCTATGTATTGGGTGGCCGTGCAATGGAGATTGTGTATAGTGATGACAGACTTGCGACATACCTGGAAAATGCTGTTGAGGTGGATCCGGAACGTCCTGTATTGGTTGACAAGTATTTATCTGATGCCATTGAGATTGATGTTGATGCACTTGCTGACTTAAATGGAAATGTGGTCATTGGTGGGATCATGGAGCACATTGAACAGGCTGGGGTCCATTCTGGAGACTCAGCTTGTATGATTCCAACACAAACTATCCCATCTTCTTGCTTAGACACAATTAAGTCTTGGACTATAAAGTTGGCGAAAAGGCTAAAGGTATGTGGTCTCATGAACTGTCAGTATGCAATAACAATGTCTAGGGAGGTTTTCTTGCTTGAAGCAAATCCTCGTGCTTCCCGTACTGTCCCATTTGTGTCGAAGGCTATTGGGCATCCATTGGCTAAATATGCTTCCCTCGTCATGTCTGGGAAGTCCCTTCATGAACTAGGTTTCACAGAAGAGGTAATCCCTAAGTATGTGTCAGTCAAGGAAGCTGTCCTTCCATTTGAGAAGTTCCAGGGCTGTGATGTGTTGCTGGGGCCTGAGATGCGCAGCACCGGAGAGGTGATGGGTATTGATCCTGTGTTTGCTGTAGCATTTGCCAAGGCTCAAATTGCAGCCGGGCAGAAGCTTCCACTTTCTGGCACTGTGTTCCTCAGCTTGAATGACTTGACAAAGCCCCATCTTGAAAAAATTGCAAGGGCCTTTCTGGCACTGGATTTTAGTATTGTTTCAACTTCAGGGACCGCTCATGTTCTTGAATTAGCAAAGATCCCAGTGGAGCGAGTGCTAAAGTTGCATGAGGGGCGGCCACATGCTGGTGATATGCTTGCTAATGGGCAGATCCAATTGATGGTGATTACAAGCTCTGGTGATGCGCTTGATCAGATTGATGGAATGAAGCTGAGGAGAATGGGCCTTTCTTACAAGGTTCCTGTAATAACAACTGTTCCTGGAGCTTTGGCAACTGCCGCGGCAATAAGGAGCTTGAAGTCCAGTACTTGTAAGATGATTGCTCTTCAGGACTTATCTGATGTTGAGGTTAAAACAGGGGGTATTAAAGATTTGCAGTCAGTTTCTTCCTCTCTATAGACTGACTAGGGATTTCTCTGGTAATTTATTGTACTTTATCCTCCTTTTATTTGATAGCTTTCTAATATGTGTCCATCATTGTTGCTTGGGACAGACTTTTTATGTAGTCGATCGTTTTCACCAAAATTTGGGCTCTCATCTTCCTTCCCCCCCCCTTCTCTCACTTTTCTGTGATCTAGTTGTAATTTTTGAGACTGTTATGCAGGACAATAATTTGATGTTGAGGTCTGAGAGGGGTATGTTGATGCAATTGTCATTTGTTAGCACTTAATTGCAATATGTTAATTACTTATCTTTGAAAGATGTCTACTTTAAAGGTACTGCTTCCGGACACCCATAGAGCTAGATTTCTAGGTTCTAAATCAGGAGCCTGCTTCAGCTTACCATcactcaattttaatttctgcTGGTTTAGAAATCTTGGTAGATGCCAATGAGATATAGCTCAACTGACACTTTCTTCTCTCATAATAATGGGATGGCatcatgggttcaagacccactggataaaaagggtaaattacaattgGGGTctatgtgtaacttaccaatataaaaagggtaaattacaattgGGTAAACTAAATAGTTAGTCCCTTTATAAGGCCCTGTTGCTTGGACGACTCCACCGCAAGACTGTTACAAGGTCAACGTGGATGGAGCTCTCTTCAAAGACTTGGGCTACTGTGGAATTGGGGTGGTAATCTGCAATGACAAGGGTCAGCTTATGGGAGCTATGTCCAAGGCCCTGTTGCTTGGACTCCACCACGAGACTGTTGCAAGGTCAACATGGATGGAGCTGTCTTCAAAGACTTGGGCCACTGTGGAATTGGGGTAGTAATCCGCAATGACAAGGGTCAGCTTATGGGAGCTATGTCAAAAAGATTTCCATTCCCTCTTGGCGCTCTGGAGGTTGAAGCAAAGGCGGCAGAGTGTGGGGTTATATTTGCTTGGGAGCTGGgactcaaaaaaattattttagaggGAGACTCCAAGGTGGTAATGCATTCTGTGGCTGATTCTCATCCTGCTCCTTTGTCTATTCGGTATGTGGTGGCTGCCGGCTGGGACAAAGTCTTGGCTGTCTTTGTTTACTTCTTGGAAAGCAGTTTTCACTAGCAGACAATCTAACTCTGCTACTCATCTCTTAGTTAGATATGCTAATGGAGTCTCTGATTGTACAATCTTAGCTAGATATGCTAATGTAATCCGTGATTGTACAATTTGGGTGGAAGATACACCACCTATTATTGCATCTCAGATTGAGATTGATGTAGTATCTTTGGGCTCTTGCCCTGTTTAATGAAATCAGTATCTCTctatcaggaaaaaaaaaaaaaaaaaaaaaaaaaaaaaaacagttaatCCCTATCTTTTACACCAaatgtcaatttggttcctaacttTTTTTGAAGTTGACCTCTTTTATCACATCGTATGCCTCTCTTTATTTGCAAAGGATCAATGGACTCCGTTCACATAAATATATTATTCCCAAGAACATTATAAATGTATTGCTGCAAAGAGAATTCGCCAAACTGAATTTAATCAGGCTATCCGAGTAATAGGGCTATATTTAACGAGATGTTCTAAGGATTCTACTCAAGGATTCTCAACTTGACTCGCAAAACCACAACGATACAGagatctgtaattttttttgggaggaaaaCCAAGATCTGTAATTTGGTGGGGTAAAAGAATCGCATCTCTATAATGTGCAACACCTAAAAAAATGGGCTTAGAATAATCAATGGATTGTGTTAACTCCCTATTTTGCCAACtgcaaggagagagagaaagttaggtttttttagaattttcccCAAACTTGAACTATGAacagaaaatttgattttttttttatttttttattttgatgtggcgaTATAATTGTAGTTGTAGTTGATGTGGCatagaaaatcattttttattagttcGTTTGACACATTAGATTTTTCCATTTAAGGATAACGACAGTATCCAAATTGACACGACACTGAAAAtgttagggatcaaattgacacaattaaaaagttaagGATCAAATCAACATATGGTGTAAAGGATGAGGATCAACTATGTAATTTACCCATTACAATTTATCCTCTTCTAGTTTGACCCAATCACAATTTGTCCACaaactttcaattttaacatttgacccgttaaagtttggattaaataaaaaaaagtttttagtatTCCGTCCAAATTaatagatttttcattttttaggaaaataaattatctaacttggtttgaaccaataacaatttagcTCCACTAGCCTTTTTAATTGTTACATTTTGACCCTTAAAAGTTGGGTTAAATTGAAATTGttagggttttaggggtattagaaaaaaccctaattgttttattttagtcCAAATTTTAGGTCAAATGTAACAATTGAAAGTTTGTAGAATAAATTATGGTAGGATCACAAGGTggtaaattgaaattttcttttttatatatataaaagatgagtttaagcTACACCTAGTACAACTTCACAAaagttacacttttttttaaccatatattgttaaaaaggaaTCACTTGCTATGTAATTATTGTTCTAAAATTTAATGGCCAAtgcattaatttattctttattttccaaaatctCATACATTCTCACTCTTCTCACCCAAAAGtccttccctttctctctctaaactcaCCTCCACTGCTAGAGCTCTACTCTCTCTGCAGATTCTAATGACAGCAAGGTTGTGTGGGCTATAAAACCAACTGGGTTTACGAAGTTTCTATTCATATTATTTGTCCTATTTAGAGTTGAGATGTCATGTCTCagcgcgcgcgcgcacacacacacacaaaaaaaaaaaaaaaaaaaaaaaaaccctgcaCAGATGAGCTTCAAGAATTTCAAAGGTGAAATTGCTaaggagagatttttttttttttttttttttttgaaaataacactaaaagccaaactattttgtttgttagCACAGTTTTGAAACAAATTTGGTATCTAACAACTCGAGACCAAAGTACTTGATTTCGGTGTTCTAAATCGAGCACGATGGAGTCAATTTCAACATAGAACTTGAGCCTATCGGACTTGATTTCGTTGTTCAGTTTCAACAAACTCAAGCAAAACTCAACTCTAGTAAAACCCAGGTCCGATCTGATCCGAGCAAAACCCAGGTGAGCTTTGGCGGGGAACGAGAGATATGGAACAAGACAAAGTGAGAGAGAACCACCGATCTGATCCAATCAACTCCAGCAACTCCGATCCGATCCAATCCTAACAACTCCAACAAAACCTATGCGACCCGATCCGAGCAAAACCCCAAGTGGGTCTTGGgtttgttgatgttgttgtttcTCTTTGgttgttgtgtttgattgttgGAGAAGAAGAGTCTTTGGAAATGGgttgtgtttgattgtttgaGAAGAAGATTTTTTGattgtttctcttttctctttggcAGTGTTTCtctttcattgtttttgtttttgttgtgagtACTGAAATCGAGTTTTCtctttcattgtttttgtttttgttgtgagtACTGAAATCGAGTCTAAACGGctcaatttcaatttgatggaAAATGAGTCTGATGGACTCGAGTTTGGCAATCCAAAATTGGGTATTTTACACTCGAGTTGTTAGTTTCTTATATAGTTTTGAAAACGTGCTAATTAatgaatttgtttaaaaatcaatgttatttaaagaaaaaaaaaaaaaaaaccaaaggagCTTGCAAACCTTCCAGAgctt
Coding sequences within:
- the LOC126733266 gene encoding carbamoyl-phosphate synthase large chain, chloroplastic, giving the protein MAYCVDCQSLSSNSLLSQSASFFSLSKPHLSKQNNSRLFFRFNKLCGARSSASLSLWHSNYRLRLNSVRNQHAVSEIDVSEKVSPKGAPKLGKRTDLKKILIIGAGPIVIGQACEFDYSGTQACKALKEEGYEVILINSNPATIMTDPDMADRTYIAPMTPEFVEQIIEKERPDALLPTMGGQTALNLAVALAESGALDKYGVELIGAKLEAIKKAEDRDLFKQAMKNIGIKTPPSGIGTTLEECIEIAGEIGEFPLIIRPAFTLGGTGGGIAYNKDEFEAICKAGLAASVTTQVLVEKSLLGWKEYELEVMRDLADNVVIICSIENIDPMGVHTGDSITVAPAQTLTDKEYQRLRDYSIAIIREIGVETGGSNVQFAVNPEDGEVMVIEMNPRVSRSSALASKATGFPIAKMAAKLSVGYSLDQIPNDITKKTPASFEPSIDYVVTKIPRFAFEKFPGSEPILTTQMKSVGESMAVGRTFQESFQKAVRSLECGYSGWGCAKVKELDWDWDQLKYSLRVPNPERIHAIYAAMKKGMKVDDIHELSYIDKWFLTQLKELVDVEQFLLAHNLSNLTKNDLYEVKKRGFSDKQIAFATKSTEKEVRLRRLSLGVIPAYKRVDTCAAEFEANTPYMYSSYDFECESAPTQGKKVLILGGGPNRIGQGIEFDYCCCHTSFALQKAGYETIMMNSNPETVSTDYDTSDRLYFEPLTIEDVTNIIDLERPVGIIVQFGGQTPLKLALPIQQYLDENKPVCASGVGHVRIWGTSPDSIDAAEDRERFNVILKELNIEQPKGGIAKSESDALAIAKEVGYPVVVRPSYVLGGRAMEIVYSDDRLATYLENAVEVDPERPVLVDKYLSDAIEIDVDALADLNGNVVIGGIMEHIEQAGVHSGDSACMIPTQTIPSSCLDTIKSWTIKLAKRLKVCGLMNCQYAITMSREVFLLEANPRASRTVPFVSKAIGHPLAKYASLVMSGKSLHELGFTEEVIPKYVSVKEAVLPFEKFQGCDVLLGPEMRSTGEVMGIDPVFAVAFAKAQIAAGQKLPLSGTVFLSLNDLTKPHLEKIARAFLALDFSIVSTSGTAHVLELAKIPVERVLKLHEGRPHAGDMLANGQIQLMVITSSGDALDQIDGMKLRRMGLSYKVPVITTVPGALATAAAIRSLKSSTCKMIALQDLSDVEVKTGGIKDLQSVSSSL